In Stigmatopora nigra isolate UIUO_SnigA chromosome 21, RoL_Snig_1.1, whole genome shotgun sequence, the genomic stretch GCCTTTGTTCAAATCTGTCTTCTTTATGAAAGACAGACGAATTTTCCACTCCTTCCTAAAACGTTCTTGCGGCCCGATATAAACTTTACATATCGTTAAGATTAAAACGCATACATTTCCTCGTCGTGGCGGGATAAATTAGACCAAGTAGAATTGGCGagaggaaggaagaaagaagaagcGGAAGCCAAACGGGTTAAAGAGTGTCGAGAGGCTGAGGTGgcccgaggggggggggggggggggggggggaggaggaggagaagaagaagcgcGGCAGACGAGGAGGTGGGGAATTGATGGAGCAGAAAGCTAGGTTATTCCTGCTGTGTCTGTGtgcacgtgtatgtgtgtacgtgagAACACGTGGGTATGAATGGCAGGCTGGGCAGTAAATGAAACTGTTTATCAGATCAATATGGCCATCATCTCTCAGACGACTCTGGCCTCTGCCGGGGAACGCTCATAAATCACGGCCAAATATGGAGGACGCCGCTCTGCACGGGAGCGCGACTCTTCTTTTTTCGCCCAAAATCTTCCACCAGGCGAATGGTGCCAGAGAGtttgctgttgaaaccagctctcaaaagctatctatctaagagagagagtttaatatcgaaggactgtttaatatctaagtactgtttaatatctaagtactgtttaatatctaagtactgtttaatatctaagtactgtttaatatctaagtactgtttaatatctaagtactgtttaatatctaagtactgtttaatatctaagtactgttgaaaacagtagatatttagatattaaactctcattaatataatttagagATCTgatttgaacagtacttagatattaaacagtacttagatattaaacagtacttagatatcaaacagtacttagatattaaacagtacttatatatcaaacagtactcagatattaaacagtacttggatatcaaacagtactcagatattaaacagtacttggatattaaacagtacttagatattaaactctcttagatattaaactatctcatgaatataattttgagagctggtttcaaaactCTCtatcaccaaaagaccggcgaccaaaataccggcgaccaaacgtccgagcaccaaaaaaaGTTGTGACCTAGCCTCACTCCCGTCCAGGGCCGACCGAGCCGGTTCCTCGACTGTGCGGCGACGGCCTTCTGTGCTCTCTCGCTAAATAATGTAGCCCACCGATATCAGCCAGGATACCAAAATAGCCTCTCCAGCACCGATAAATATAGAAGGTAATTAAATAGGCAgcgggggagagaaaaaaaagctcgcAAAAAAGAGGGAAGGCCTGTTTTCAGGGACAATGCACTGAAACGCGGACATTTTAAGGTTACCTTTGTGATCTCAATGTCTACAACTGGGCCTAAAAGGGTGATAAATTGACTTATCTGTCAATTATTTTATAggagggtcgtgggggtgctggtgccgATCCTACACACGGACACAAACAATTTACATTGTTCAGATAGGCTACAACCTATCTTTTGGCAGTTTGTCGTCAATACTGCATACGTACAGTTCTGAGgtttattttagtttcagtcaaattaccgtattttcacgactataaggcacactttaaaagtctgaaatttcctccaaaatagacagggcaccttataatccagtgtgctttatatatggaaaaaatatatataatgtgtcaTTCATAGTTGTGAACATACGGTAATCAATTGGCTATATGAAAGATTGCAAACTCCTATTGACATTTTGCCCTTAGATTAGTATCTCTGTTTGTAAGACTTTGTAAGAATATTTGATTTTAGTTCCCCCTGTCATTGTccattttatgtgtgtgtgtgctccaTTGCAGGCATTATGAGTCAGCAGTATTTTTCCGGTTCACGCTGAGGAGACTGGCTGTGGCTGTCGTCCTCTCCTTCGCCCTTCCATCCCCACTCGGTCCTCCAGTACCCCTGCCATGGTCAACGAATGGCGGTTGAGAGATTGTTGGATGACGGAGGGCTAACGGCCATCTTGACATGGCCTCCTCAGGGAGCGTGTCCCCGGTATGACACGACATGTCAAAAAGTGACTGACTGAAAAGACGTTGCAGCCCAACAAAAGGCATGACAGCAAAACTACTGGTAAGAACAAGTAGGCCACAACACACCTACAAGGCTTTTTCCTGGTCTCGCCATCATTTTTGGCTCTTTGTCTGGCATCTCGACGACCTCTTTCTCGCTCACGCCCACGCAGACAATGCCATCTTGTATATGGTCTGCCCGATACACAAAGAAAGGCGCCCGAACACATTTGCATGCACGCGCCACGGTAAACGTAATCCGTCATCTGAGCGTGACTGACATGTATTTCTATAAACGCACACAAAAGGCTCTCCccctttttggggggtgggctGGCATTGTCTGCTTTTCTCACACACCAGCAGATATACACGTCGACGCACAAGGCAAAGCTGCACTACTCCCTGTCTtggaattttacattttgatgaagGAGGAAGCGCCGCCGTCCAATGGGAGCGACGGGAGGCGGGAGAAACCATCTCCGCGCAGACGCCGGGGACGATTCGGAGGCGGCCCGCCGAGCGTCACGAGGACTTGGACGGCCCGATCCGCTCCCCCGCATCCCCTCCGGGCGGGTGGTACGATCCGCCACGCCGGATAAGAACCCCTCCTTCTctttctccccccctctcctGTCAGTGCAAGGGTGTAGCTGGCGATCCTCTACGCATCCACGGCAGAGAGAGCCGGGAGGCGCGTCAGGTGTCACCCCCTCCGCCGCCCCGACTCCCAACCGGCGGGGACCCAGATGCCCGCCGCGTCCAGACCAGGTGAGTTCCCGCGTGCCCTTACGCGATGTGTGACACGGCGCCTTTATAACCACATGGCATCGCTGTGAAATCCACGCATGTGAGTTACGCAGGTGTGCAAGTGCCACTGGCCACCAGGAGAATGTGACCCTCGCCTCTGCCGTACATTTGGGGGCAGTACATGAGCGTTCACGATATATACGTACCGTGGGCGCAAATGTACGCACGCCATCCCTCCCAGTATGGCGGTGGGAGACAAAGGGTCCCCTCAGTTTGACGTTGTGCACGCAGTCGCCGCTGGGTGGGAAAGTTCCCCTGTCACTTACCACCGGTTATGAGGACGGAAGGGAGGGTGGGTGCTTATGtcttctctctgtgtgtgtatgtgtgtgaagaAAGAAGTCAAACGAGGTCCCTTCTTCACAGCGTAAAAACACACACCTTAATTGCAGGCTCCTGATTCACGGCGATGGGAAGACTCGGTCACGGGGGACGACGAACTAGATGGGTGGTGGTTTAGGTAGAGAtgggttgggggtggggggggtttgGTGGAGGTGGCAGGGGGGGGAGTGAGTGCAGCTCGAGGACACGCGGGTTGGTTTGTCGGTCATGTCACGAGGGCGACTGTCATGTTTGATCGACATACCACACAGAGACTGACGTTAAATGCACAAGTCCgcgggatggggggggggggggggggggggctttgggGTGGGGTTGATGGTGGTCATCTGCCATGCACATGACTGCGTGCGAGCGCAACGGCGAAAAAGAACGGCAGCGTGATGCGCCCAACCGATGTGGACGTCGCTGACCCAGACAAAGGGCGGCGATCATATGTGCGCTCACACGCCGTCGACGCAGCCAGAATCTCGGCCAGGGAGGGGGCGGGTGGGGGGGGCGGCATATGATGAATGGCCACATGTATGGAGTGCGTCTCGTGCACGCTCATACGCACAACATGTGATGCTCACGCCTGAGCTGGAAAAAGATGCCATGTGCGcattgcacccccccccccccccccccccccccccccccccccccccccccccacccccccccccccccccccccccccccccccccccccccccccccccccccatctcatctcattcgGTCTTTACCAGACGCCCTTATTCAACCCGTTGTACTTTCTTGGTCGCCTCATTGATCTTTCGCCCTAACCGCCCCACTCATATTACTATATGGCATGGtgaagcaccccccccccccccccccatctccaTCTGTATGTCAACCGCTGGAAGAGAAGCGATGGTATCCTTAGGTGGCCTTTTTTGGAGTCGTAAGGAAGGATATTACAAGCTCTCTCCAAGCAGGGCTCAACATACATTCAGGGTCAACGAGACCTTGCATGAGGAGATAATATCCAAGACATTTACCATAATCAATGCGGGCGACATAAATCTGAACAAAGACGGAGGGCTGTCAATCATCTGGAACGGCGCCTCCGTCGCTACATATCGATCCGAGTGGACGTTTATAGAGCGTACGTGAGATTTACACTTTATAGCAGGGTCATTTACAGTCGAAGGCCATCTAAAAGACATCCACATGCGGCCACAAAGCCAAGGCTCTTTGTCTTTAAAAACGCCGAccgtaaaagaaaaaaaaaccgagCTGTATGTTTCTCGTCCAGCCTtttagaccccccccccccaccactccTCCATACGCGAGTGCTGTCAAGCTGTAGggcgtgccccccccccctctaccctctcccccctcctcctccaccccCCCACTCCTTTCCCACGTTGCACGTATAGACATATCTGGCCAAGTGGAGTTCACGCATGGTTGCACAGCGGCCGCCATCCACGCGAGCTCCTTTTCTATCAccgagaaggaaaaaaaaaaagactgattttGACGTCCGAAATGTCAATTTTCTAAAACGAGCCGCCGTGCAAAATGGCTGCCGAGGCGACACGCCGCCTGTGATGGCCGACCAGCGCGTAGTAGGGTGGCGCGTGTGCGTACGTACGTTACATCGCAGCTGGGAGTAGATTTGCACCCGGCGTAatcctgtttcttttttttttttttgctcgcgTCCGCTAATCCGTCATTACCGACCTTAACGTACGCTACCTCGGCCTGATCAATTGACGAAAAGACATATTTGCCGGAGCGACCTGGCTTGAAATAGctgatcttgttttttttcttcgcaGATATCCACTTCGTCTCGGCTCGCCCAGGCCCGGCGTGGCCCCGCTCCGCCCAAATGCACCCCTGCCCACCCTGTCCAGCAACTGGCATCTTACAGGAGTCATCAGGGTTAGTGCTCGGCTGGCGCACAACTCCGTGTGCCAAATCAGCAAGGCAGGAACTTGTAAATTTCTAAGACCTGCACTCTAACTCACAATATCTCTCGTAAGCTTTAAAACCCATTGGTCGCAAAAGTAAGACATTTTCTTCCTCAATTTAAGACACGAAGACAAAAATGCATGAGATCGACAGCCCCTCCTCGTTTACCAATCTACATTTTTCTTCCGTCATTATCGGGCGGCGCACATTGAGATTATTATACACGTCGGGCTTATTAGCTATTTGGCTTTTTAAGTCCGTTAACTGCCAGTTGGAAGCATTTTTGCGCAGTTAGTTCATTGGGAAGACActgcagagggaaaaaaaagagagacaaaGCTTCAACTAAATGACTGGCGGTTTTATCGGGACCGCGTGGGGGAGGAATGGCGCGCGAGGACCACCGACGGGTTCGCGCGTTCAAATCTCTGCTCTTGCTCCAATGCATCTGTCAGACTAAAAATGTTCTATCAGACAGTGAGCGACAGGGGCGACCATATTGGAATGGAAGtgcttttctttgctttttttgcaggttttttggGGCACTTAGAGAGTTTCttttaaaacaggggtgtccaaactattgttTTGAGGGGcgcttttgtaaaaataaaaagatgcaaGGACCAAAATTAAATTACTACATTTTATTTGCTAGATAGGAGAGGCTAatcaggtttatttttttttaatttattttaaatgtacattttttttatatttttgccattgacaacgTTAAAtgcccaattcattttgacggacacaaaaaacccattttttttaattttaaatgtacattttttggtATACTTTTACCATTGACAATGTTAAATGGCCCTATTCATTTTGACAGGcagaaaaaagcattttttttattttaaatgtacattttttggtatatttttgccattgacgacgtTAAATTCCCCCTTCATTTTGAcagacaggggaaaaaaaaagctattttttcaaTGGCTTCCATTGCGTCCCTTTAAAAAGAAGCACGATTCCTCCCGTCGAGTTAAAAATAACTATTGAAAGGAGCAAGGCGTCCTCTGGATTTTATTGATGTTCCCACTTTTAGCACAGCGACATTAAAAACGACAACCCGCACGTATGTAAATGCGGCTTTGTGTACCTGCCACTTAGCCCCGAGCCAAAAGAGAAAATCAACTCGCACCGTCGC encodes the following:
- the LOC144215265 gene encoding uncharacterized protein LOC144215265 isoform X2, producing MGATGGGRNHLRADAGDDSEAARRASRGLGRPDPLPRIPSGRVVRSATPDKNPSFSFSPPLLSVQGCSWRSSTHPRQREPGGASGVTPSAAPTPNRRGPRCPPRPDQISTSSRLAQARRGPAPPKCTPAHPVQQLASYRSHQAVI